The genomic region CGCGGGGACCGGGCATGGGCCGCAAGTGTCGGCGCGCCGGAATGGTTGTCCGCTGCTGCCTGCGTGTTTGCGCCACTGTGTGGCCACGACCCGTGTCTGGTGGACCCTTGCCACGCCTGGCGGGGCTTCGGATAATTGATGCCGGGGCCGGAACGGAGGGAGCACCGTGGACGAATCAGAAGCTTTTGTGGCCGCAGTCCTACCGCCCCTGACGGCGGCCGAGACCGCACTGCACAACGGCGATGCCAGTCCCCGGCAAAGTTTGTGGTCCACCAAGGACCCGGTGACACTTTTCGGTGCAGTCATGACCAGGGTCGGGCCGGCGGAGGTCTCGGCGTCGTTCGACGAGCTCGCCTCCAGGTTTTCGAACTGCACATCGTTCGAGTACGACGTCACAGCGTCAGGGGCCAGCGGGGACCTCGCGTACATCGTGGGCATCGAGCATACGACCGCATCGATCGGCGGGGCCGAACCCCTGCCTTACTCCCTGAGAGTCACCACCATCTTCCGGCGCGAGAACGGCGAGTGGAAGATCATCCATCGGCACGGCGACGCGCTGCCTGATGACAACGTGGACAAGACCCGGGTGCAGCTCGGCCGATTGAGGGACCCTGACTCCGCTGACTCCGCGGCCGACCATCACTAGCCGCGGTGGCCGCGGCGGGCACGGCCCTGACGGCCGGCAGCCGCATGGCGCGCGCAGCCCGCGCGCCGGTGTCGCATTAGGCTCATCCCATGTCGCCTGATCGCTATCTGGCCGAGCTGGCCGCCTCCCTGGACCGTCTGTGCACGCTCGCCCGCCAGCCGGAGGACATGCTGGCCCGCCCCGTGCCGGCCTGCCACGGCTGGACGCTCGACCAACTGTTCGGGCATCTCGGTTCCATCGAGCGGTGGGCCGCGACGGTGGTTCGCGGGGGCACGTTCGTGGCGGAACCGCCTCCGCCGGCAAAGGGAGCCGCCGGATGGTTTCTCGAGGGCGCGGCACCGTTCCTCGCAACGATGACGGCACTTGATCCCGGGAAACGGTGCTGGAACTTCGGACCGCCGCCGCGCACGGCCGGGTTCTGGCTTCGGCGGCAGGCGCATGAACACGCCATCCACCTCATCGACGCCTGCCAGGCACTTGGCCTGGAGATCCCCGCCCTCGGCGAGGACTTCATGCTCGACGGGGTCGACGAAGTCCTGACCATGTTCACGCCGCGCCAGTTGCGGCTGGACCGGATGCCGCACCCGGACAAGGCTGTGACCTTCCATGTGCCCGGAGCCAGGAACTGGACACTGGGCCCGGGCCCCGCCGTGGCAACGGTTACCGCCCCGTTGCCCGTGATGTACCTCGGCCTCTGGGGCCGATCCGATCTCCAGACCGCCGGGGTAATCGAAGGTGACACCGCCTTCGCCCTCCGCGTGCTGCGGGGACCGCTCACGCCCTAAGGCCCGGCCGCCGGGCTGAGGATACAAACATGTCCGCCGGAGGCTGTGGACGCTCCCAACGTCCCCGACCCTTTCGTGACCACCTGCTGAGCGGAACCCCGCCGCAGGTCAGACAACGCCACACTCAGCACCGCCGATGTCTCCACGCCCGCTGTCCGGTGGGGAATTCTCCGCACAGGGTTCATCGCGGGGCTGCAAACCTCAGACTTGGTCGACGGCGGCTCTTTGGTTAACGCTGTGGGTTCCCGGAAGCTGGCGACGGCGGCGGAGTTCGCGGGCCGGTTTCACATCCCTCGCCCCTGGAAGCTACGAGGATCCTGTGGCTGACCCGGACGTTGACGTTGTGTACATTTCGACGCCGCCTGGCAGGCCCGCGAGATTGTGGAGCCGCTCACCCGTGTCCAATGAGCTCGGCCACGCGATCGAGTTCTTCTTCGAGATTGTAGAAGTGCACCGACAGGCGGACCCTGCCTTCCCGCACCGACGCGACGACGTTGGCCTGGCGGAAGCGCGCCATGACGGCCTCCGGGTCCGTCACCGGCACGGAGACAATGGTGGAGCGGTGCTCCTCGGCGAAGGGTCGGAAGGAGGACCCCTGCGCCGCCAGCGCTTCCGCCAGGCGCCGGGCGAGCAGGGTATTGCGGTCGAGCAGGGCCGTGATCCCGAACCGGCCGAAGATGCCGAGCGCCGCCTGCTCGGCCAGGGCCGGAAACCACGCCAGCGAGGCATCGAGCTTCGACGCGGTAGGCGACAGGTCCATGCGGGGCCCGTAGAAGCTCTCGCTCGGAATTCGGGCGGCCTTCCAGCCGGGCACTATGGGCCGGAGACGGTCCAGCAGCCCGCGACGGACGTAGAGGTAGCCCATGCCCCTCGAGCCGAGCAGGAACTTGTGGCTGGCCGCGGCCAGGAAATCGACGCCGTCGAGCACCACGTCCAGCGGCACAGCGCCGGCCGCCTGGCACGCGTCGACGAAGAACCAGGCGCCGGAGCGGGCAGCCACCCGGCTGAGCGCGGGCAGGTCGGCCCGGTACCCGTTGGCTGAATGCACGGCGCTCACAGCGATGAGCCGGGTGCCGCCGTCGGCCGCGTGGCCGAAGTCCTCGGCCGACACGCCGTCGCCGGCCGGTGCAACGGAGCGGACCTCGTAGCCTCGCTCCCGGAGCAGGAGCCAGGGGAAGTAGTTCGAGGTGAATTCGTTCTCGGCGACCACGATGTTCTCGCCCGGCTTCCCGGGCGGCAGGTTGGCGGCCACGATTCCCGCGGCTGTGCTGACGGCCGGAACGATCGCGATCTCCTCCACCGTGGCACCGATGATCGCCGCGAACATGGCGCGGGCCTCTTCCCCGGCCCGCTCTGCTCCCATCCAGTCGAACCGGCCGACGGACCACTGCTGGACCGCCAGCTCGTAGGCCGCCTTGGCGGGGGCGCAGCCGACGTTCATGGTGGCGGTATTGAGGTAGATCGTGCCTTCGAGTCCGGGGAAGAGGTGCCGGATCTCTGCGGCGTGCACGGCTCCCCTACCCGTTGGCGTGCCCGGGGTTCAAGCCCCTGGCGTACGCCGCCTGGCCCACGTGCTGGAGGCAATCGGCGATAGTGCTGACCAGCCGCACCCCGAGCGTGACGGGCGGGTCCCAGCGGGTATCGACGATGCGGTCGAAGTCGCCGTCGCCGAGGGCCTGAAGGAACTCCACGGTCTGCCGGTGGACGGCGTCGTAGTAATCGAGCAACAGCTCCGGCGGCGCCTGCACTGCGTCGACCTGGCTGCTCGAATGCCCGTAGCCGGTGTCGCGTTGGGGAAGGGGCAGGTGGAACCGGCCGACAAAACCCTGCGAGGTCCAGACCTGTTCCAGGCCTGCCACGGCGGCGAGCTGGGCGTCCTCAACCCGGCTGAGGTGCCAGATCAGCCATGCCATGGAGTTTCCGTTGCCTGAGGGCCGGCGGAGCAGGGTCCGGTCGTCGACGCCGTCAAGGGCGTCGGCCACGGTCTCATGGATCCGGCCGAAGGCGTCCAGCAGCAGTTCGTTGGATTTCATCGAGTCCCCTCACGGTGCATCGTCGCTGAGCCCCCATGCTTGCACGGAGGCCGCACCGGCGGATAGGGCCTGGCGGCTTACGCGGGGGCGCGCAGCTTGTCCGCGGCCTGAACATTCACGGCGCAGATTTCCGGGGCCCGGCTGCCGTCGTCCTCGTAGTGTGTGGCGTTGGCGAGGTCGCGGCCGGCGATGTAGCCGAACGTCAGGGCCGGGCCGAGGTTGATGCCGCCGGCCGGGTAGTGCCCTCCCATGACGGAGGCCTGGTCGTTTCCGGCGACGTAGAGGCCGGCGATGGGCTTGCCGGATTGATCCAGTACCCGCGCCCGTGCGTCGGCGGCGAGCCCGGCGAAGGTGCCGAAGGACCCCGGCACGATTTTGACGGCGTAGAACGGCCCCTTATCCAGCGGGCGCAGCGACGGGTTCGGGGTGTTTTTCGGGTCCCCGCCGTAGCGGTTGAACTCGCTGGCGCCGCGGTCGAAGGCGGGATCCACGCCCTGGCGGGCGTTCTCGTTGAATTCCGCCACGGTGGTGGCGAGGCCTTCCGGGCTGATGCCGCAGGCAACGGCGAGTTCCTCGATCGTGTTGCCCTTCTTCAGGTAGCCCGAGCGCAGGTAGGGGAAAAGCGGCACGGGCAGCGGCTTGGCCATTCCCAGCGGGAACTTGCGGACGAACGCGGCGTCGGCGATCTGCCACGCCTCGACCGGTTCGCCGTCCGGGGTCGCCGTGAGCAGCCCGTCGACGTAGTCGTAGTAACCGTTGGCCTCGTTCACGAACCGCCGACCGTCCGTCCGCACCCCGATGCTGCCCGGTTTCGCCCGGTCCATGATGTGCGGGAACGTCCCGGTGCGTCCGTTGCGGTACGGGACCAGTGACACCGGGCACCAGGCGGCCGGGGATTTCACGTCGGTGTCGAAGCGGGCGCCCACGGCCTGGGCCATGGTGATACCGTCGCCGGTGGTTTCCTTCGGCGCCAGCGTCCAGTGCTCGCGGCCGGTGGGCGTGTGGGGGAACAGCGCGGCGCGCCGGGTGACGTCGTTCGGGAAGCCGCCGGCGGCCAGCACCACTCCGCGGGTGGCGTTGATCGTGTAGCTGCCGGCGGGGGAATCCACGACGGCGCCCGTGACCTGGCCGGTGTGATCGGCAACCAGGCTCCGGGCAGGCGTGGAGACGCGGATGTCCACGTCGAGGTCATCGGCGGATTTCATGAGCCGGCCGGTGAGGGCGGTGCCGTTGACCAGCTGCATGTTTCGCCGGTGCGTGAGGAGATCCAGCAGGTGCAGCCCCACCCGCCAGCCGGCGTGGAACAGCCCCTGCAGATTGCCCTGGGAGGCGGAGAGGAACTTGGTGAGGTCCGGGCCTGCCATGATGCCCATGCCCAGGAACGAGGTCTCGTAGAGCTGGTGGCGCATCTTGGCCCGCAGCCCGGGCCTGATGCGCCGGGCGTTGAACGGCTTCGGGCCCACCGAGCGGTGCCCGGTCCCGGCGCCGGGCGTGCTGCCGTAGATGTCCTTGATCTTGGCGCCCGGAACGAACTGCAGGCTGGTCTTGTCGTGGAAGAAGCCCACCATGTGCGGAACCGCCTCGAGGAAAGCGTCCACCTTGTCCTCGCGGTAGTTCCCGCCCAGTCGGTGGCGGAGGTAGGTGCGGAAGAGCTCGCGGTCCTCGTTGACGCCGTCGGCCTTGGCCAGCGGGTTCCCCGGGGTCCAGGCCCAGCCGCCGGACCAGGAGGTGGCACCGCCGCAGACGTCTGCCTTTTCCACCACAATGACTTTCAGTCCGTGGTAGGCGGCCGTGACCGCGGCGGACAGCCCGCCGGCGCCGGAGCCCACCACCAGGACGTCACAGTCCACGCCGGGACGTTCACGTTCAGTGTCTTGGGATATAGCCATGTCATGTCTCTTTCAGTGGAAGTAAGTGTCGGAATCCAGGCGCGGCGGTGCCCCGGTTTCGAGCGCGTCGATGGCGTCGAGCTGCCCCTGGGTCAGGACGAAGCTGAAGACGTCGAGGTTCTCGCGCTGACGCTGGTGGTTCGCTGACTTGGGGACGGCCACCCGGCCGTGTTGAATGTGCCAGCGCAGGACGATCTGCGCCGGTGTCTTATCCAACTCCCGGGCCGGCCCGGTCACGGCCGGGTGGCTGAGGAAGGCTCCGTTGCGGCCGAGCGGGCTGTAGGCCGCCGTCAATATACCGTGGTCGCGGTGGTAGGCCAGTTGCCCGGGCTGGCCGTGCTCCGGGTCGATCTGCACCTGGTTCAGCGGGACGCGAAGCCCGGCGCCGTGGACGATCCGCAGGTGGGCGGGCATGAAATTGGACACTCCCCAGGCCCGGATGGCCCCGTCGTCGACCAGCCGTTGAAGGCCCTCGCAGGCGTCGACGAACTGCCCCTGGGCCGGGTTGGGCCAGTGCACCAGGAAGAGGTCCAGATAGTCCGTGCGAAGCCGCTTCAGGGCATGACCGAAGGCCTCGAGCACTCCGTCTTTGCTGTGCCATTCGCTGTTGAACTTGGTGGTGAGGAACAGTTGGCTGCGCTCGATGCCGCTGCGCCGGATCCCCTCCCCCACAGCGGCCTCATTGGCGTAGTTCTCGGCCGTGTCGATATGCCGGTATCCGCCTTCGATGGCCTGGGCCACCGCGGCCGAGGCATCCTCGCCCGCCAGGGGCCAGGTTCCCAGCCCGATGAGCGGGATGCGTACCCCGGACGTCAGCTCCGCCGTCGTCATGTCCTTGGATCCGTTCATCGGGGGCCTGCTCCCTGGAGGTGTCCGGCTTCCCGGCGCGTGCCGGCGGCAGCCAGCACTGACTCCACGCCTGATTTGAGCCGGCGCGCCCAGCCGAGTTCGCCGAGTTCCGCCACCCGGCGGTCCGACGGCGTCTCCGCGCTCAGCGGGAGGCCGTCCGGGAGCGCGGCTACTGCGGCGGCGAGGTCGAAGTCGCCCTCGCCGGGCACCTCGCGTTCCGAGCGGGATTCGACGACGAGTTCCTCGCGGCTGGACGGCCGCCGGGACGGTCCGTCGCACAGCTGGAGCAGGGGCACGAGGTCCGCGTTGGCGCGCAGCTGGTCCCATTGGGCCCCGGCTCCCCCGCTTCCCCCGTCTCCCTGGTCGTTGACAAGGTTGAAACCGTTGAAGCGATTGAAGTGCAGGGTGTCCACCACGATCCGGCAGCCGCTCTGCCGGGCGATGTCCGCGGCCTGGGCAATCGAGGCGACGGGCTGGTACGAGATCGCTTCCAGGGTCGGGACGATGCCGAAACCGCGGCCGTCCTCGGCCATCCGGGCCAGCGTGTGGACCAGCCGGGAGCCGTCAGGGTCGGCCGCTGCAACCGTCAAGGAACTGGCTCCCAGTGCCTGCCCGGCTTCCATCATCCGCAGCCAGGCTTCCCGCTGGTCGCTGCCGTCCAGCAGCAGGAATTCGATGTCACGGACGGTCACGCCGGTGTCCCGCATCCGGGCCACGGTCTCCCTCGCCATCGGTGAACCGGGCTGGAGGTCGTAGGGCCGTTCGGTGGCCGTCACGGGACGGACCCGCGCGCCAATGAAGTCAAAACCTGCTTCCGCGGCGATGCCGAGCAGTTCGGGCGGGGCGGTGTCCAGGAGGGACAGTTGGGCGAGGCCCAGTAGCGGGCGGGTGGTGCGGCTCATGATGCTGCTCCGTTCAGGCTCATGGTCTTGCTGTCGGCGCCGGGCGTCAGGAGCGCGGCGATGCGCTGGGCTGCGTCGTAGCCGCTCTTGACGGCGTTGGAGGCGGTGGCCGGCGTCTGGTCCACGACGGTTCCGGCCAGCGTCACCGGTACCCCGGCGGTGCCGCTCAGTTGTGCGTCGCGGAGGTCCGCCGGGACCGAACCGTCGAGCGGGACCACGGACCGCGAAACCAGCAGGGGTCCCGGCGCGGCCAGCCATTCCCCGCCGGGCGGAAGGCCCGGGCCGCTGATCCGGACACGGGCGCCGTCGTACTCCTCGATAGCCGTTCCGAGCCGGACCCGCACCCGGGGGTTGGCCGTCAGCCGGGGCACGGCGAGGATTTTGGCGCGGCGCCCGGATTCGGGGGCAATGACGTCCTGGGGGCCCACCAGAAGCACTGCCGTCCCGCGGTCCGCGAGGGTGTCCGCAACGCTCATGGCGACGGAATCGGCGCCCCAAATGGTCACGGCCTCCGGAACGGCGGCGTTTGCGGGCGTGCTGCCGGCCGCGCCGGCGTCAAGGATTTCCGCGTGGGCGCCGAGCCACTCGCGCACAT from Arthrobacter sp. NicSoilB8 harbors:
- a CDS encoding nuclear transport factor 2 family protein — protein: MDESEAFVAAVLPPLTAAETALHNGDASPRQSLWSTKDPVTLFGAVMTRVGPAEVSASFDELASRFSNCTSFEYDVTASGASGDLAYIVGIEHTTASIGGAEPLPYSLRVTTIFRRENGEWKIIHRHGDALPDDNVDKTRVQLGRLRDPDSADSAADHH
- a CDS encoding maleylpyruvate isomerase family mycothiol-dependent enzyme yields the protein MSPDRYLAELAASLDRLCTLARQPEDMLARPVPACHGWTLDQLFGHLGSIERWAATVVRGGTFVAEPPPPAKGAAGWFLEGAAPFLATMTALDPGKRCWNFGPPPRTAGFWLRRQAHEHAIHLIDACQALGLEIPALGEDFMLDGVDEVLTMFTPRQLRLDRMPHPDKAVTFHVPGARNWTLGPGPAVATVTAPLPVMYLGLWGRSDLQTAGVIEGDTAFALRVLRGPLTP
- a CDS encoding aminotransferase class V-fold PLP-dependent enzyme produces the protein MHAAEIRHLFPGLEGTIYLNTATMNVGCAPAKAAYELAVQQWSVGRFDWMGAERAGEEARAMFAAIIGATVEEIAIVPAVSTAAGIVAANLPPGKPGENIVVAENEFTSNYFPWLLLRERGYEVRSVAPAGDGVSAEDFGHAADGGTRLIAVSAVHSANGYRADLPALSRVAARSGAWFFVDACQAAGAVPLDVVLDGVDFLAAASHKFLLGSRGMGYLYVRRGLLDRLRPIVPGWKAARIPSESFYGPRMDLSPTASKLDASLAWFPALAEQAALGIFGRFGITALLDRNTLLARRLAEALAAQGSSFRPFAEEHRSTIVSVPVTDPEAVMARFRQANVVASVREGRVRLSVHFYNLEEELDRVAELIGHG
- a CDS encoding DUF664 domain-containing protein, coding for MKSNELLLDAFGRIHETVADALDGVDDRTLLRRPSGNGNSMAWLIWHLSRVEDAQLAAVAGLEQVWTSQGFVGRFHLPLPQRDTGYGHSSSQVDAVQAPPELLLDYYDAVHRQTVEFLQALGDGDFDRIVDTRWDPPVTLGVRLVSTIADCLQHVGQAAYARGLNPGHANG
- a CDS encoding FAD-dependent oxidoreductase; protein product: MAISQDTERERPGVDCDVLVVGSGAGGLSAAVTAAYHGLKVIVVEKADVCGGATSWSGGWAWTPGNPLAKADGVNEDRELFRTYLRHRLGGNYREDKVDAFLEAVPHMVGFFHDKTSLQFVPGAKIKDIYGSTPGAGTGHRSVGPKPFNARRIRPGLRAKMRHQLYETSFLGMGIMAGPDLTKFLSASQGNLQGLFHAGWRVGLHLLDLLTHRRNMQLVNGTALTGRLMKSADDLDVDIRVSTPARSLVADHTGQVTGAVVDSPAGSYTINATRGVVLAAGGFPNDVTRRAALFPHTPTGREHWTLAPKETTGDGITMAQAVGARFDTDVKSPAAWCPVSLVPYRNGRTGTFPHIMDRAKPGSIGVRTDGRRFVNEANGYYDYVDGLLTATPDGEPVEAWQIADAAFVRKFPLGMAKPLPVPLFPYLRSGYLKKGNTIEELAVACGISPEGLATTVAEFNENARQGVDPAFDRGASEFNRYGGDPKNTPNPSLRPLDKGPFYAVKIVPGSFGTFAGLAADARARVLDQSGKPIAGLYVAGNDQASVMGGHYPAGGINLGPALTFGYIAGRDLANATHYEDDGSRAPEICAVNVQAADKLRAPA
- a CDS encoding aldo/keto reductase; protein product: MNGSKDMTTAELTSGVRIPLIGLGTWPLAGEDASAAVAQAIEGGYRHIDTAENYANEAAVGEGIRRSGIERSQLFLTTKFNSEWHSKDGVLEAFGHALKRLRTDYLDLFLVHWPNPAQGQFVDACEGLQRLVDDGAIRAWGVSNFMPAHLRIVHGAGLRVPLNQVQIDPEHGQPGQLAYHRDHGILTAAYSPLGRNGAFLSHPAVTGPARELDKTPAQIVLRWHIQHGRVAVPKSANHQRQRENLDVFSFVLTQGQLDAIDALETGAPPRLDSDTYFH
- a CDS encoding TIM barrel protein, with protein sequence MSRTTRPLLGLAQLSLLDTAPPELLGIAAEAGFDFIGARVRPVTATERPYDLQPGSPMARETVARMRDTGVTVRDIEFLLLDGSDQREAWLRMMEAGQALGASSLTVAAADPDGSRLVHTLARMAEDGRGFGIVPTLEAISYQPVASIAQAADIARQSGCRIVVDTLHFNRFNGFNLVNDQGDGGSGGAGAQWDQLRANADLVPLLQLCDGPSRRPSSREELVVESRSEREVPGEGDFDLAAAVAALPDGLPLSAETPSDRRVAELGELGWARRLKSGVESVLAAAGTRREAGHLQGAGPR